From the Phoenix dactylifera cultivar Barhee BC4 chromosome 10, palm_55x_up_171113_PBpolish2nd_filt_p, whole genome shotgun sequence genome, one window contains:
- the LOC103719942 gene encoding isocitrate dehydrogenase [NAD] catalytic subunit 5, mitochondrial: MALRRLLQRSSINQISSRVFPCCSQHFCTAASPSEPIRATLFPGDGIGPEISESVKQVFNAAGVPIEWEEHFVGDKVDPRTESFLTWESLESVRRNGVGLKGPMATPIGKGHRSLNLTLRKELGLYANVRPCYSLSGYKTRYDDVNLVTIRENTEGEYSGLEHQVVRGVVESLKIITRQASLRVAEYAFHYAKANGRQRVSAIHKANIMRKTDGLFLKCCREVAEKYPEITYEEVIIDNCCMMLVKNPILFDVLVMPNLYGDIISDLCAGLIGGLGLTPSCNIGEGGIALAEAVHGSAPDIAGKNLANPTALLLSSVMMLRHLKLSDKADQIHNAILSTIAEGKYRTVDLGGNSSTTDFTKAVCDHL, encoded by the exons ATGGCGCTCCGTCGACTTCTGCAGAGGAGTTCGATCAACCAGATCTCAAGCAGGGTTTTCCCATGTTGCAGTCAACATTTCTGTACCGCTGCTTCTCCAAGCGAACCGATCCGAGCTACTCTCTTTCCTGGTGACGGGATTGGGCCCGAGATTTCAGAGTCTGTCAAGCAG GTTTTCAATGCTGCAGGAGTGCCCATAGAATGGGAAGAACATTTTGTGGGTGACAAAGTAGATCCTAGAACAGAGAGCTTTCTAACATGGGAAAGTCTGGAGTCAGTGAGGAGAAATGGTGTGGGCTTGAAGGGCCCTATGGCCACACCTATTGGAAAGGGCCACAGGTCTTTGAACCTTACTTTAAGGAAAGAACTTGGTCTCTATGCCAATGTTAGACCTTGCTACAGCCTTTCAGGCTATAAAACTCGATATGATGATGTAAATCTTGTTACAATTCGTGAAAATACGGAAGGGGAGTACAGTGGTCTCGAACACCAG GTGGTGAGAGGTGTTGTAGAAAGTCTTAAGATCATTACCCGTCAGGCAAGTTTAAGGGTGGCAGAATATGCTTTTCATTATGCAAAGGCTAATGGCCGACAAAGGGTGTCTGCTATCCACAAAGCCAACATCATGAGGAAGACTGATGGCCTGTTTCTAAAG TGTTGCCGTGAGGTTGCTGAGAAGTACCCTGAGATAACTTATGAGGAAGTCATCATTGACAATTGTTGTATGATG CTTGTGAAAAATCCTATTCTATTCGATGTGTtggtgatgcctaatctctatggaGATATAATTAGTGACCTTTGTGCTGGTTTGATTGGCGGCTTGGGCTTAACTCCCAG CTGCAACATTGGTGAAGGAGGCATTGCTCTGGCCGAAGCTGTACATGGTTCAGCTCCTGATATTGCTGGCAAG AATCTTGCAAATCCCACTGCCCTCTTGCTGAGCTCGGTTATGATGCTACGCCACTTGAAGCTCAGTGATAAAGCTGATCAGATCCACAATGCCATACTTAGCACCATCGCAGAAGGGAAGTATCGGACTGTTGATCTTGGTGGCAACTCATCAACAACTGATTTTACAAAGGCAGTCTGTGATCATCTCTAA